From Prionailurus viverrinus isolate Anna chromosome B2, UM_Priviv_1.0, whole genome shotgun sequence, the proteins below share one genomic window:
- the LOC125166722 gene encoding histone H3.1-like, translated as MARTKQTARKSTGGKAPRKQLATKAARKSAPATGGVKKPHRYRPGTVALREIRRYQKSTELLIRKLPFQRLVREIAQDFKTDLRFQSSAVMALQEACEAYLVGLFEDTNFAFLKAMSGRGKGGKGLGKGGAKRHRKVLRDNIQGITKPAIRRLARRGGVKRISGLIYEETRGVLKVFLENVIRDAVTYTEHAKRKTVTAMDVVYALKRQGRTLYGFGG; from the exons ATGGCTCGTACCAAGCAGACAGCGCGCAAGTCGACGGGCGGCAAGGCCCCGCGCAAGCAGCTGGCCACCAAGGCGGCCCGCAAGAGCGCGCCGGCCACCGGCGGCGTCAAGAAGCCGCACCGCTACCGGCCCGGCACGGTGGCCCTGCGCGAGATCCGCCGCTACCAGAAGTCCACCGAGCTGCTGATCCGCAAGCTGCCGTTCCAGCGGCTGGTGCGCGAGATCGCGCAGGACTTCAAGACCGACCTGCGCTTCCAGAGCTCGGCCGTGATGGCGCTGCAGGAGGCGTGCGAGGCCTACCTGGTGGGGCTCTTCGAGGACACCAAC TTTGCTTTCCTGAAAGCCATGTCTGGCCGAGGCAAAGGCGGGAAGGGCCTAGGCAAGGGGGGCGCCAAGCGCCACCGCAAGGTGCTGCGCGACAACATCCAGGGCATCACGAAGCCCGCCATCCGGCGGCTGGCCCGGCGCGGCGGCGTCAAGCGCATCTCCGGCCTCATCTACGAGGAGACCCGCGGCGTGCTCAAGGTGTTCCTGGAGAACGTGATCCGGGACGCCGTCACCTACACGGAGCACGCCAAGCGCAAGACGGTCACGGCCATGGACGTGGTGTACGCGCTCAAGCGCCAGGGCCGCACCCTCTACGGCTTCGGGGGCTAA